From the Papaver somniferum cultivar HN1 chromosome 2, ASM357369v1, whole genome shotgun sequence genome, the window ACTGATGTGCCAAAGCAGCTGCCACGCCTAGCCACTGGCATGTCGCTATACCATGACTCCGCTAGGCgccgctatgccaatggcgccacttcgctacaCAATaatatgcggccataatcaatggccatccttcctcatgagatgcaatctcatccatccaagttcgtcaccgaactgacagacttgtggcaagtttcagacaaccagctgcctaaatctagtggccgtggctacgccaggcgccacttgcatcatcgtgccactggcatacacgagCCATGTCGGTcatgccacatttccactggcgtacaccaaaataccaccgcgccattatcaggcgccaacgcaaggtagccataatcaacgactaccctccttcatgagatgcgatctcagccatcgaggttcaccaccgaactgacaaacctatggaaagttttaggcgaccagccaaaacgagcctaatagcattacatgatattttcctgcggtaagtcccttgactttgacttgccacacgtagcaaagtgttacacgttttccacgaaaacactcgagacatcaaatatgtcacaaactgggggatgctcatcagggtattggactggcggtttacaatgtgcggcgtgcaatgcgcccgttacaagaaagtgtcatgaagtaggacaattagtgtaagtaaaaagtaacggtgtaaacgaattcacttccttcatcatggaagcataatgactgacggttacacgttactctattcttccaccactcaatcgtttccacttcctaagagaccagggtacgtttcaatatgacttgtataaataggcttcacctattttcaccaaacaacaagtttttggtcggcaacaacacagtatctagaaatcacctggtagctttccattctgctagccaattctattttcagatacaagtcataaacaaccacacctttagaatcaactattccggtctcaacactctcttcgcttccctccctaaaaccaacccttctccttcacttggtgactgaagcaagcctggaacgaccatttcttggtttaggccaggattgtacagattgatctctcgaaacaaaagtactcccgtgcagtgcattgtttaggatttaaattcgtttctcatccacacacccaaatttaccaaaatcagcggaAATGGTTTTcaccaacaaacacatatttaaaatatttgGATGAAAGAACAAATAAATTCAATTCATTACAATACGAGTTATTTCTAATTATAACACatttaaaaataatttttgtaacattttcattttcGTTATTAGTCATATTACTGGCATTTCAACTTACCAAGTAAAATATATTCGTCTACCTAAAGGAAAActattttgttttcataaaaTCCCTCACAACATAACAccgacaaaaaaaaattgaaaaaaaataaaccaTTTATCCTAAAACTTATGGCAAAAAAAGCAAAGCAGACTGCCCTTTACAATGAGGGAGAGAACTATAAAGCAACGCAATAATGATAAGGCCACTAGTATAAGGGAAACCCGGCCCACAACGAATGCGATTACAAAGAAAAGCAAATAATTTGCATAATTCCACATGACATGTTAACAATAGCTCTATAAAATGACTCGTGTCCTCCTTATTAGTGCAGCAAACCCCCAATAGGCAAAGAATAAGTTCTCCGGATTTTGTTTCCATCCTATCATCCCTCGGCAGTGGCTTTCGTAAGAGAAGTGAACGTAACTTGAGGACACAATAGTGAGGATCCTAGTTCAACCTTAAATGAGTCGTACCGGATAAATAACTCCACCACCAAAAGCCTTGAAAACAACTCCACGAGATTCTTCCCTGCACACTGTTTGTTGTCCACCATTGGATCTTCAGTCTCAGGTCCATTAGACCACACCACATACTTTAAGAGTTTCtctccctcaactcctacaaacCTGTCCGCTACAAATTCTTCAGCTCTCTCAAAGACCTTAGGATCTTTGGTCACGATTGGCTGATACCCAAACAACATCTCCCCTTGTTTAACTTCAAACGTTGATTCATGGCTCTCTATTACCAAGTCTGTCTTGGCTTTAGCATACTGGTACGGCGCCGCTGGATCTAACCTCAGAATTTCGAAAATCACTGACTTCACCAGTGGCATCTCTTCTATTGCTTTCATCGTTACCTTTCCTTCATTGGACTTTACTGCTGATCTTATCTCGTCTATTAACTGCTTTTGTATCTTTAAATCtagggaaaattgggaaactgcCCCAATTTGGAGTGCAATCTTGGAAAACTGCCCCAAcgttaaaaaaagttgaaaaactgcCCCACTGTTAGAAATCTCAGTTAACTCCGCGTGTGCGAGTTCTCACGTGCCAAAACCTTGAACCCTAAACCGACGCCACCACCACCCGAACCTCAAAccttgaaccctaaaccttgAATCCTGAATTTTGAACCCCAAACCCTGAATTCTGAAGGATATATTTGACTTTTTTTTCGCATGTATAAGCtcacacatgtgacttaactggatttctaacggaatggggcatttttccaactttttaaatgttggggcagatttccaacattgcacccAGTTTTGGGGCATTTTTCCAATCCTCCCTTAAATCTAAGCGACTGATCCATTTTATGATGTTTGGGAAATGAGCCTTCATCCCGGTGAAGGAATTAAAGCACACAAAAAAGAGAAGGTTATGGCAGACTTCGTCTCTTTTGATACCCATCTTCTCACCTTCATCGAGAATCCCACCTCCATTTATGTAGAAGAAATTGTATAGCTCTTGATAACCGCGCTTTACCAAACATGGAGGCAGACGAATGGTGTGGAGGAGAGGATCTTCTATAAAACAAGGTAAGCCTAATGGAGCAATTGGAGCTACTGTGAACAAAAACCATGGAATGATTCTGGATGGTGCTCCGTCACCGAGCTCTGTGTCAGCCGGGTTTGTTGAGAGCCACGAACGAGCTAGGAAGTCAAAACACGCCTTTTCATTTAGACCACCAGTTGGAGCATCAAAGTTAACCTTACCTTTGGCAGCAAGGTCACTGTCAATAGTGTCAAACAATTCACCGAAACTTTTTCTAAACTCTGGGATGATAAATTCACTACGTGAATGGATTAGGGAGAGAAATAATTGTTTGAGCTTGGAATGATTAGGTTCAGATGGATCGAGATAGGAAAGGACTCTGTATCCACCCGTTAGTTTGGTGGAAGGCATGTACGTACCAGTGAAAATATCTTTCTTCTCAACCTTAGAGCCATCGAAAAGGATCGGAAAGCTCTTGGAATCAAGAAGGACAACCACCTTAGAGTTTGATGAAATGAAGGGACCGGGTGGCATATTGGCTCGAAACACGGTGGATTGATATTTTTGCATTCGATACGTAAAGTATTTTTCTGGACCTTGACAGTAGAAAAAGCTAAACCGGTCAAATAAAGGACCAAAAAAAGGGAGTCCATAATCACCTGGGATCTTTCGTAGTCCTTGGCCACTGCTCCTACTTGTCGATGATACTGCAGGGTTATCAAGGAGAGGGGATTTGACAGACATGGATGGATGGCTTAATCTAAAAAAGAGTCGAGGATGAATTAGTATACTGAGTTTGCAAACAGATTGATTAACCAATTGTAACCCTGTGCATAATTAGCCATTATGTTTGTCCTTTTATATAGAGTGTAACAATATTTAATTATTCTTTTTCTATAGTGCAGGGTCACATAAATCATCTACATGACTCCAACTAACAGGCTAATAAGAGCTGTTTGCAACTAacagcaagtaaattttttttatttaacagCAAGCAATTTTCATTTAGGTCACTGAAGATCAGTTGGAGACTAGTCCCAGTGTTCCCACTAGAGAAAGGCAGGACAATCTTCGGCTAGGTCGATTGAGAGGGTGAGATATCTAAAAGGCCCGAGTAACATCCAGACAGGCCGGTTCTTGTAAACGTAGCTTGTGCCTCTCGTGCTAACATTAAGAGAAAGGGGTTTAGGGTTTAAGTCAGCAGCAAGTGGTCGGAACTTTATTAGTTATTTCTACGGAAActaggtcatttgtccaaatatatttaaaacatggttcaaatggacgagtaaaaatttgtatgggtgaaatggacaccaaaaaaattgtaaggatgaaactggattcatcctgacttaaagttaaaaaatagcaaggatgaaactagatgtatcctgatgtaaattaaaaataagaaaaagtatttgaaaatgggtatgatgaaactgtttacatcctgactatttttaaatttttgtccatttaaacagtatcaaaatttaaatgtctttttcacccagaaattgttgattttgatctttttaaccaattttgtgttatttctaAGCGGTTtctttgatgttgttgttaagcATGAGATACTTGGAGGTACTATTAAACCCTCATAAGATTATTAACTTTATTAGTTATAGTTATTTTTTTGTTGATTATGTATGTTATTCTTGGTTGGAAATGGTTTTAATTTAGTGTAATGTAGCTTAATACTAGCATTTATGTTAATTCTTAAGGCTTCAAGTGCTTACTGTTTAGTGTGCCAATGATTTAGAACAAGGTTGTGTCACTTTTTTTGTTCTCTGTGCATAACTATCACGAAAATGCTGGAACTCGACTCTATGTTGTGAAAGGCACCCTAGGCGCACGGGTCACCAAGGGGTGCCTAGTCAATAAAACACCTTAGGCGCGCGTCTAAGGGGCTAGGAGAAGGGCTTGGCACCTTGCCTCACCATGCGCCTACCGCAATATAAACTCGACTTGAACTTTAAATAGCTAGTAGGCGAAACAGTACGTGGATTCATAATCAAGGTTGTTGAAGTAGATATTTTTGTGTACTTATTGTTTTTCTTACTGCATTTCTATTAATTTGTTCCTGAAGTTCTATAAATTGTGCTTCAAAAATCTTCTTCGTTATCAACCTTACAACTTTAAAACTCTATTCGCCAATCATTATGAGTTATTTTGGAACGAATAAAGATGCGAGAgacgaaaatattatcaagattaaAGGAAAAGTTGTGTTGGTGAAAAAAAATCTAACGGATTTGAATGACTTTGGTGCTTCTATGTTAGATGGAGTTCATGAGTTGTTTGGTCACGGAGTCTGTTTGCAACTCATCAGTTCTATTACTGGCGACCCCGGTAATCAACTAACCGAATTGTCTTCCTCGTAGAAACTAGTtatttttacacaaaattggtttaaaagaccaaaatcaacaattcctgggtgaaatggacagttagattttgatactgtttaaatggacaaaaatataaaaataggcaggatgtaaccagtttcatcgtgcccattttcaaatattttttcttatttttaatttgcataggatgtatccagtttcatgcttactatttttttttgtcatttcacccaaactattttttacgaaaaatgggtcatttgtccagaAAAATTTAAAcctggttcaaatggacgactaaaaattagtatgggtgaaatggacaaaaaaaaatagcaaggatgaaactggatttatcgcggcttaaacttaaaaaatagcaaggatgaaactggatgcatcctgatataaattaaaaataagaaaaaatatttgaaaatgggtaggatgaaactggttacatcctggctatttttatatttttatccatttgaacaatatctttttaatttttgtccatttaaacaatatcaaaatgtacaagtctttttcacccaaaaattattgattttggtctttttaaccaattttatgtattttttactcgtccatttgaaccgtgatttaaaaatatttggacaaatgacccattttccgttatttTTAAAACTTAATATCAATCAAATTTGCATTGGCGGGTAAATGCATTAAGGTCTAAAACAGTCATGCATATATGCACTTTCCTGCATGGTTTGCGGTTCACCGATCCATAAGAATACTAATGATTTTGACATTTTGACATTAAAAACATTGATATTGGTCTCACAGTGACAGATCTATAACTTTTGTCAATTGATATTGACCAATAATATTATTGTAGAAAATGAAATGCGAGGAAGGTTGGTAAAGAAGCTTATTTGGAAGACTGGAGTCACAAGATATCAGCTTTCACGGCAGAATCAGTAGAATTTGATTTTACATTTGGATGGGatgaatcaattggaaatcctggTGCTTTCTTTATTAAAAATCATCATCATAGTGAGTTTTTTCTTAAAGGGGAAACATTAATCCTAGAAGATGTGCCTGGTTCTGGTCATGCTCACTTTGTTTGCAATTCATGGGTTTACCCTGCCAAATACTACAAGCATACTCGTATTTTCTTCGCTAACCAGGTAAACAGAAACACACTAGCTACCAATAGTTTCTCTTATTTGTGCTTATGGAATCACAAGAATTTGTAAGTAAAATAAAATTTGTTAATATGTCCGAAattaaaacacaaaattggttaaaaagaccaaaatcaacaatttctgggtgaaatagacagttagattttgatactgtttaaatggacaaatatATAAaaaggcaggatgtaaccagtttcatcgtgcccattttcaaatattttttcttatttttaatttacataggatgtatccagtttcatccttgctattttttaaatttaagctaagatgaatcaaatttcatccttgctattctttttttggccatttcacccaaactattttttactcgtctatttgaaccgtgatttaaaaatatttggacaaatgacccattccCGAAATTAAAAATAGAATGAAATGATTGTATGGAATTTGTGATCGTGGCAGAGTTATCTGACAAGTAACACACCAGAACCTCTACGTAAATATAGAGCAGACGAGCTTAAAAATCTTAAAGGCGACGGAACTGGAGAACTTCAGGCTTGGGATCGAGTATATGACTATGCAGTGTACAATGATGCCGGGCTTAACCTCGGGGGGTCTAAAGAGTTTCCTTATCCTCGAAGGGGAAGCACTGGCAGAAAACCAAGCACAAAAGGTGTCAAATATGAAACACCACCCCATACTAACTCCTTCGATTGTTAAAAAGTACTTATATCTTTGTATGGTTGGTGAAATGCTATTTTAATGGGTTATGAAGAGATGATCTAGTGATACCAACAATTTTATCCATTTATTGCAGATTCGAAGTACGAATCCAGATTGTGTATATTGAACATAAACATCTATTGTCCAAGAGATGAAAAGTTCAGCCGGATGAAGTTTTCAGATTTTATGGCCTTCTCTGTTAAGTCCTTGAGTCAGGTATTGCCCCCAGAAATAAAAGGTATATGTGACAAAACGCCTAACGAATTCGATAGCTTCGGAGACGTGCTACACATTTACAAAGGATACGAAAAGCAGCCGGTGGATCCAAATTCATTGAGTTCAAGCGGCGGCTTGGAGTTGTTCAAAGAAATTTTTCGTTCTGATGGTGAAAAGCCTTTCAAATACCCGAAGCCTGATGTGATCCAGGGTATGTTCATATTTTAAAAtccagatgaaaaaaaaaatccagatgAAAAAAAAACGGATGAAAGATCATTTTGATTACCCAATGTGATCCATATTTTTAACGTTCACTATATGATGTGTTTGCATGCAGTTGATGAGCTTGCTTGGAGGAGTGACGAAGAATATGCAAGAGAAATGCTTGCCGGTGTAAACCCTGCTGCGATTTTCCATCTCCAAGTATAAAGACAAACCCAAATGGTTATACATTTATTTTGATGGACACCTAGTTATATATAACTTTCGTACTAATCTCGATATACCTATAGGAGTTTCCCCCAACTAGCAAGCTTGACCACGAAGTCTATGGAGACCACACCAGTTCAATAACCAAAGAGCATATTGAGAAGAAGTTAAATGGGATAACAATAACTGAGGTACTAGTTGAGACATAATTCCTACTCAAAAGTTTGCATTATTATGAACAACTTAGTGCTTTGTCGGGCGAACAAATGGCCATTccaactgtagttgcaggaaatccttaATAACAACTCAAGTAATCATCTTAAAATTCGTACAATCATTCATAGAATCCTCAATATGGTTACAAGATTTGAAATGAACTCTAACTTGGAGGacaaacaatctttctctctcctaaattccaaGTCTATGCTCTCAAAAGATCTCTCACTTACATGGTCGCTCGATCCCCTTATATAgtgattttacatagtggatgacagctaataaagcccttatttttcggatctggcgtgcgtcaTTAACACACGCTTACTCTGACTCTTCTCGCACGTACTCTATAACTTCGCATGATCAtcatactttactcgtgattCCTCTGACGTCTTCGCCCGTTCATCGAACCATTATTTCGCACACATAATAGACGTGCGGTATTTAgtatctacattttgcctcttctcatgtcgtttcTTTATAAAgggagcgatatgagaaactccAATTTCCAATGCCACACTCATTCACCTCTTCATATTCTTATCAGCCGACAAGTTTCCGTGATTTGAGTGTAACCGTCTACACGTACTGATTTTCTCCCTTTTTACCGGCACGTTCGAATTTGACTGGTCACTTTTTTCCTCTATTTATTAACCAAATTTGAGGAGAgataatattttcttctttatttcatcTTCCCCTTTTGTCTCTGTGAATTCTCTGTAAATCTTTATCTTCTTCAGATTCCTCCATCattctttcaaggttttatctataaattttgttgttgttcctatgGATCCTGATCAAAGGTTTGTATCTTTTGCTGGAACTGATCTGATCTTTCTTTATGTTACCGATTTTTCGTCATATCAATCTCCATACTTGTTCTGTTTCAACAAGAATTCTTCTTCTAGGAGTACCAAATTACAATTCCTAACCCTAATCCTTCTTCAAGTTTGAAAGACAAAGAATATCTCAAGAGGAAGTCATCGTATaacaaaggagtaagaaatattttcttttgtataaacaatattgttgcctctatttcttatctgctTTGTTATTCGCAGGAGTCCGAATGCGAGATTGATGGTGGTAAGAAACCTAAGGTGAGAACAATTCGCAAAGCTCCTTTACTCAACAAGAGCCTCATAATTCCTGACTTCGATTTCCAGGAAGTTGATGTTACTTCTCGCGTCAATACTGACGCTCCTGCACCAGACTTGATTGCTTCTATTTCTTTGGATCCAACTACTTCTCCAAATGAGTTTATCGCTCCTAAGGATAATGCTCCTACCGATGAAATAGCGACGAACATTCCCTTTTCTACGTCTGTAACCGCACCAACCATGGTCCACACTGTTTCTACCTTAGTCAATGTTCCTCTGTTCGCGAATATCCACGCATCTATGGAAAATGTCATTTCTTATGCTTCTATGGATATTCCCGCATCAATGGACAATGTTACTGCTCCCACCTCTGCGAAGATTACTTCTCCTGAGAATGTTACTGCTCCTGCCTCTGCATTAAAGGactcttcttccctttcttctaAATTTACTTCTCTTTCTCTAGAGTCCCTTTCTATTGATAAGGATATTTTAGAAGGGATGAGTTCCACTTCTCAAGTTTTATCTGAGCTTATAGTCTCTGGTCTCTCATCTTCTAATGACCCTTTTAAGCTTCGCATATGTAGCGCTTTGAATAAATTGGTGTGCGATTCTCCACCAAACAAACCAACCAGGAGCGAAATTTTCTCTGAAATTGATCCAAGCGTGCATATCCTTCTGGATGTCCTGGTAAACACTTTTTTCACACATCTTTTTATTCTTATTGTACTACTTCATACTtgctcttatttatttatttatttatttttattcccCTTTTTAGGAAGCTCGTCGTCGCATGATTTTAGTTGAAGGCTATTTCGAATCTCGCAATTCCACAATGGAACTTTCTCACCAGAACACCATTCTAAGAAATGAAATTAACAAATTTAAAAGAGAGCTTCAGATCGCAACTCTTGAATCTGATGATATTCGTAAGAGGAATCAAGAACTAAGAGGTGCCCTTCTTTTTACCTTTATACCTTTCTCTTAGTGTAATCTGCTTTTCCTATCcatgtttttttaatttcttcgCACGCACATTAAGATTTAAATCAGAAACACGTCATGGAGTTGTATGGGTTTCTATTTGCTGCTGAAGATGCTTGTCCTGACAATGAGAAGTTACAGAATCAGATAATTCAACTAAACAATGAACACTCATATTCGCTTGACCAGATTGAAAAT encodes:
- the LOC113351999 gene encoding allene oxide synthase-like, with product MSVKSPLLDNPAVSSTSRSSGQGLRKIPGDYGLPFFGPLFDRFSFFYCQGPEKYFTYRMQKYQSTVFRANMPPGPFISSNSKVVVLLDSKSFPILFDGSKVEKKDIFTGTYMPSTKLTGGYRVLSYLDPSEPNHSKLKQLFLSLIHSRSEFIIPEFRKSFGELFDTIDSDLAAKGKVNFDAPTGGLNEKACFDFLARSWLSTNPADTELGDGAPSRIIPWFLFTVAPIAPLGLPCFIEDPLLHTIRLPPCLVKRGYQELYNFFYINGGGILDEGEKMGIKRDEVCHNLLFFVCFNSFTGMKAHFPNIIKWISRLDLREDWKNAPKLGAMLEICPNSNISFRIQGLGFKIQDSRFRVQELAHAELTEISNSGAVFQLFLTLGQFSKIALQIGAVSQFSLDLKIQKQLIDEIRSAVKSNEGKVTMKAIEEMPLVKSVIFEILRLDPAAPYQYAKAKTDLVIESHESTFEVKQGEMLFGYQPIVTKDPKVFERAEEFVADRFVGVEGEKLLKYVVWSNGPETEDPMVDNKQCAGKNLVELFSRLLVVELFIRYDSFKVELGSSLLCPQVTFTSLTKATAEG